TAATAGACCTATAATACTAGATAATGGTAATAATGGGAGGAAAATAGTCACGGGTTCACTGTACTTGATGTCGGGACTAAAGTTTTTATAACAGAAAATATTTTAGGTAGATATTAGTGACAAAATATCAAAAACTTGATAAGATATCAATATATTCAGTTTTATTAGATTTCGGTGGAGAGGTGGATTCTAAGATTGGCTAGATTAAAAAATAGTACTGTTAGTATCTTTATTTTATGGCTGATTATCGTTCCACCAGGCGTTATATATATTATTAAAAATCATTTTCCTCAAGGAGTTCATTGGTTTTATTTAGTAATATTTATGCTGTTCGGTTTTTTAACGGTATTATTTCCAATTACAATGAACGGAAAGCCTATTCTCCTAGCCGCATGGATAACCATTCCTGCGTTTTTACTATTTGGGCTGCTAGTTGAAGTGATTTTGATGCAAGTATCTATTTTAGGCATGTTATTTTATTCAAAGAATCAGACGCATAGAAAAATCGACTTTTTTGTTAACTCGCTATTATTTTTCATTTTATCGATTGCGGCTGCTGCAGCTTTTCATTTAGCAGGTGGTGTGGTTGGATCATTAGAATTCTGGCCAATGATTATTGCCGTATCTGTCTACCAAATTGTGCATAGGTTGTTATATGATTTTGCCAAGTTTAACATAAACCGTGTTAAAGGTCGGGGTACTTATTTTACGAAAGATTTATTGCTAGAGAGTGCAACGGTAATTATCATTCTTCCTTTTGCGTTAATGCTCTATTTTTTAGTCGAATATATTGGATTCGGCGCTTTTTTATTGTTAGGGATACCGTTTTTCTTTATTGTCATCACGTTACGTCTCTATAATAATACAGAAAAAGTTAATGATGACTTACAACTGGCTGGTTCAATTGGTCATGAGCTTTCGAATCATTTGTCCGAGGAGAGCGTTATTAATCAGTTTATTAAAAAAGTATCTGAAATGTTTAAAGCTGACTTTACGTATCTATTTGATCATAAAAGTGAATGGTTAGAACTCCTTCGTTCTTATGAAAAAGGAGCATTTAAAAATATTGATTTGAGTCGATTCTCTATTGGAGAAGGCATTGCTGGAACCGTCTTAAAGGAAAATAAACCAGTCATTTACGCAAAAAGAGAAGAGTGGTTAAATTTATCGAAAGATTATACGCCGGATGCAATGCAAAGCATCATGGTGATGCCAATTTCGCGAAATCAAAAAATAGAAGGGGTCATATTTATTTCTTCTATGAAAAAGAACGTTTATACGGACTATCAATTAAAAATTCTTGATATTCTTTGTTCTTATTTTACAGTATCAGTTGAAAAAGCACGCTACGTTGAAGAAACTGTGCGAAAAAGCGAGCGTTGTGGACTGACTCATTTATATAATTATATTTACTTGGAAGAACGTTTAGCGTTTGAGAAAACGAGACTTCAGCATGGGAATTTAAAAGAGTTATCAGTTGTCATGAT
This window of the Sporosarcina ureilytica genome carries:
- a CDS encoding sensor domain-containing diguanylate cyclase is translated as MARLKNSTVSIFILWLIIVPPGVIYIIKNHFPQGVHWFYLVIFMLFGFLTVLFPITMNGKPILLAAWITIPAFLLFGLLVEVILMQVSILGMLFYSKNQTHRKIDFFVNSLLFFILSIAAAAAFHLAGGVVGSLEFWPMIIAVSVYQIVHRLLYDFAKFNINRVKGRGTYFTKDLLLESATVIIILPFALMLYFLVEYIGFGAFLLLGIPFFFIVITLRLYNNTEKVNDDLQLAGSIGHELSNHLSEESVINQFIKKVSEMFKADFTYLFDHKSEWLELLRSYEKGAFKNIDLSRFSIGEGIAGTVLKENKPVIYAKREEWLNLSKDYTPDAMQSIMVMPISRNQKIEGVIFISSMKKNVYTDYQLKILDILCSYFTVSVEKARYVEETVRKSERCGLTHLYNYIYLEERLAFEKTRLQHGNLKELSVVMIDIDHFKHINDTYGHQSGNDILIKLSEILEKYTPENGIVGRYGGEEFIYILPGMAKEDTIDFAEGLRKKIETYQFEIFPDLGASKAPIAVTITVSIGVSAIPEDTGDVNALLRNADRALYLGAKRAGRNRVAGYVK